A genomic region of Metopolophium dirhodum isolate CAU chromosome 1, ASM1992520v1, whole genome shotgun sequence contains the following coding sequences:
- the LOC132937122 gene encoding uncharacterized protein LOC132937122 — protein MEGDRHKLKRVYMSGADKRKLAKEKDKKNTEIISKTRRMTEFFITQPNTTSSSESYQIALPPQLITIAENPSPQNIVEETNESLNLDIGLWPENMTGLIDYWAKEGSSNLQNCNEQLFIQKSKIQFDVKFTRKCNKSLFEQKTLNQLAIMSSESDILRKLDFQNIIDKFVQIKLRKVPGI, from the exons atggaagGAGATCGTCATAAATTAAAGCGAGTTTATATGAGTGGTGCAGATAAACGAAAATTAGCAaaagaaaaagataaaaaaaatacggaaataATTTCCAAAACTAGGCGAATGACAGAGTTTTTCATAACACAGCCCAACACAACTTCTTCTTCTGAG tcaTATCAAATTGCTCTACCGCCTCAACTAATAACTATCGCCGAAAACCCTTCACCTcaaaatattgttgaagaaaCAAATGAAAGCTTAAATTTAGATATAGGATTATGGCCTGAAAATATGACAGGATTAATAGATTATTGGGCAAAAGAAGGAAgttcaaatttacaaaattgtaatgaacaattatttatacaaaaatcaaaaatacagtTTGATGTGAAGTTTACTcgtaaatgtaataaatcattGTTTGAGCAAAAAACTCTCAATCAACTAGCAATAATGAGCTCTGAGTctgatattttaagaaaacttgattttcaaaacattattgataagtttgtacaaataaaattaagaaaagttccaggcatttaa